One Diceros bicornis minor isolate mBicDic1 chromosome 11, mDicBic1.mat.cur, whole genome shotgun sequence genomic region harbors:
- the USP53 gene encoding inactive ubiquitin carboxyl-terminal hydrolase 53 isoform X2: protein MAWVKFLRKPGGNLAKAYQPGSMLSLAPTKGLLNEPGQNSCFLNSAVQVLWQLDIFRRSLRVLTGHVCQGDACIFCALKTTFAQFQHSREKALPSDNIRHALAESFKDEQRFQLGLMDDAAECFENILERIHFHIVPSRDADMCTSKSCVTHQKFAMTLYEQCVCRSCGASSDPLPFTEFVRYISTTALCNEVERMMERHERFKPEMFAELLQAANTTDDYRKCPLFYRVTDENAKNSELHLVGIICYTSRHYCAFAFHTKSSKWVFFDDANVKEVGTRWKDVVSKCIRCHFQPLLLFYANPEGTAVSTEDALRQVVNWSQYKSAAENMGFEKPSIYKPDNLKENGFGDQAKQRENQKVHADNISPFNRSHIQTSGGRGPVKLSHNDQREKIKDISRECALKAIEQKNLLSLQRKDLERGQKKDLGRQRDLVDEDLPHFKPGSPPAPNDIRQYGNPHLHHSQGKGPFKHDRVAHQSRASAQVLSSSKSQSFAPGEKITGKVKSDSGTGYDTDSSQDSRDKGSSCNGSGKSRNRGWKPMRETLNVDSIFNENEKRQHSPRHKSNISNKPKCSKDQSFNYWPKENPKQKSLMTIYEDEIKQEIGSKSSLESNGKGTEKNKGFKETKVPGDNWQMQRTESGYESSDHISNGSANLDSPVIDGNGTIMDVSGVKELVFFSDQIKTSNLNIERVNCTSQQSKNHLEGFRKELKNLEVGCKSHEFHPESHLQVKNPLIKRSHICESNGKLFPSSSPQILKDHTAREHIHQSDEQKLEKSSEYKFSERLNIENSERTGLLFHIDDNSASGKRMNSSEVVSPSSLWSSHKRTVGLKPETAPLIQQHAMMEQCRSENSLSKEHIIQSTCRSDGCQMPKLVCQDLPPPLPPKKYAITSVPQSEKNDSTPDVKLTEMFKANSSSLPKHSSSTASEPGSEVSTYVNDERLTETTLQVREHVGNTPNHLSSSSTNDFQADLGTVVDTFCQPEIDSSSTCPNETVSLTTYFSVDSCMTDTYRLKYHQRPKLCFPESSGFCNDNSPSQSERGLAPVLQNSLGSNYPSEQRYKPSIHCNR from the exons GTTTTATGGCAATTGGATATATTCCGACGAAGCTTGCGAGTTCTGACTGGACATGTTTGTCAAGGAGATGCCTGCATATTTTGTGCGTTGAAG ACAACATTTGCACAGTTTCAGCACAGTCGAGAAAAAGCACTCCCCTCAGATAACATAAGGCACGCTCTTGCAGAAAGCTTCAAAGATGAGCAGCGATTTCAGCTTGGCCTTATGGATGATGCTGCAGAGTGCTTT gaaaatatATTGGAGAGGATTCATTTTCACATAGTGCCAAGCAGAGACGCAGACATGTGTACCTCCAAGTCCTGTGTCACTCACCAGAAGTTTGCTATGACTCTGTATGAACAG TGTGTGTGTCGTAGCTGTGGAGCATCATCAGATCCTCTCCCTTTTACAGAATTTGTGCGGTACATTTCTACAACAGCCCTATG CAATGAAGTTGAAAGAATGATGGAAAGGCATGAACGCTTTAAGCCTGAAATGTTTGCAGAAttgctacaagcagcaaatacaaCTGATGACTATCGGAAATGTCCT cttttttaTAGGGTTACTGATGAAAATGCCAAAAATAGTGAACTTCACCTTGTTGGTATAATCTGCTACACTAGCCGACATTATTGTGCCTTTGCTTTTCATACCAAGAGTTCAAAATGGGTGTTTTTTGATGATGCAAATGTGAAGGAG GTTGGAACTCGATGGAAAGACGTGGTCTCCAAGTGCATCCGGTGCCACTTCCAGCCACTGCTTTTGTTTTATGCAAACCCAGAGGGCACAGCAGTGTCTACTGAAGATGCGCTCAGGCAGGTCGTCAACTGGTCACAGTATAAATCCGCTGCAGAAAATATgg gatttgagAAGCCCTCAATTTATAAGCcagataatttaaaagaaaatggattTGGTGATCAagcaaaacagagagaaaatcagAAAGTTCACGCAGATAATATTTCACCGTTTAATCGGAGCCACATTCAAACAAGTGGTGGTAGAGGACCAG TTAAGTTAAGTCACAATgatcaaagggaaaaaataaaagacatttccAGAGAATGTGCTCTAAAAGCCATTGAACAGAAAAACTTACTTTCCTTACAAAGGAAAGATTTGGAGAGGGGGCAAAAAAAAGATTTGGGCCGACAAAGAG attTGGTTGATGAAGACCTTCCACATTTCAAGCCTGGATCACCTCCTGCCCCAAATGACATTAGACAATATGGCAATCCACATCTACATCACAGTCAAGGAAAAGGACCATTTAAACATGACCGAGTTGCCCATCAGAGTCGAGCTTCTGCACAAGTGTTAAGTTCAAGTAAATCCCAGAGTTTTGCTCCAGGAGAGAAAATCACTGGTAAAGTGAAGAGCGACAGTGGCACTGGATATGATACTGACAGCAGCCAAGATTCTAGGGATAAAGGAAGCAGCTGTAATGGCAGTGGTAAAAGCCGGAACCGAGGGTGGAAACCTATGAGAGAAACGTTGAATGTTGAtagtatttttaatgaaaatgaaaaaaggcaGCATAGTCCAAGACATAAATCAAATATAAGTAACAAACCTAAATGTAGCAAAGATCAGAGTTTTAACTATTGGCCAAAAGAGAATCCAAAGCAAAAAAGTTTAATGACCAtatatgaagatgaaataaagcaGGAAATAGGAAGCAAAAGTTCCCTGGAATCTAAtggaaaaggaacagagaaaaataaaggcttCAAAGAGACTAAAGTTCCTGGTGACAATTGGCAGATGCAAAGGACTGAGTCTGGATATGAAAGCAGTGATCATATCAGTAATGGATCTGCTAATTTGGACTCACCTGTTATCGATGGAAATGGTACAATAATGGATGTCAGTGGTGTTAAAGAACTGGTATTCTTCAG TGACCAGATTAAGACAAGCAACCTAAATATAGAACGTGTGAACTGTACTTCCCAACAGAGCAAAAACCACTTGGAag gcttTAGAAAAGAACTCAAAAACTTGGAAGTTGGCTGTAAATCTCATGAGTTCCACCCAGAATCACATCTACAAGTAAAAAATCCTTTGATAAAAAG gtCACATATATGTGAATCCAATGGAAAGTTATTCCCTTCGTCCAGTCCACAAATACTCAAGGACCATACAGCAAGAGAACATATCCACCAATCAGATGAACAGAAACTTGAAAAATCAAGTGAATACAAATTTTCTGAGAGGCTTAATATAGAAAATTCTGAGAGAACAGGTTTACTTTTTCACATTGATGATAATTCTGCTTCTGGAAAGAGAATGAACAGTAGTGAAGTAGTCTCACCATCTTCATTGTGGTCCTCACACAAGAGAACTGTTGGGTTAAAGCCAGAAACTGCTCCCCTCATCCAGCAGCATGCTATGATGGAACAATGTCGCTCTGAGAACTCTCTATCCAAGGAACATATAATTCAGTCAACCTGCAGATCTGATGGTTGTCAGATGCCAAAACTTGTTTGCCAGGATCTACCGCCCCCTTTGCCACCAAAGAAATATGCTATAACTAGTGTGCCACAGTCAGAGAAAAATGATTCTACACCTGATGTCAAACTTACAGAGATGTTTAAAGCCAATTCTTCTAGTCTTCCGAAGCACAGTTCAAGTACAGCTTCAGAACCAGGTTCAGAAGTTAGTACATATGTGAATGATGAAAGACTTACGGAAACAACACTTCAAGTAAGAGAGCATGTTGGCAACACACCAAACCACCTGTCCAGCTCTTCAACTAATGATTTTCAAGCAGACTTGGGTACAGTTGTTGATACATTTTGCCAACCAGAAATAGACTCTAGTTCTACCTGTCCAAATGAGACAGTTTCATTAACTACCTATTTTTCAGTTGATAGCTGCATGACTGATACATATAGATTGAAATACCATCAGAGGCCCAAGCTCTGTTTTCCAGAGAGCAGTGGCTTTTGTAATGATAATTCACCATCTCAGAGTGAAAGAGGGCTAGCACCTGTATTACAAAATAGTCTTGGTTCAAACTACCCTTCTGAGCAAAGATATAAACCTAGTATACATTGTAATAGATAA
- the USP53 gene encoding inactive ubiquitin carboxyl-terminal hydrolase 53 isoform X1: MAWVKFLRKPGGNLAKAYQPGSMLSLAPTKGLLNEPGQNSCFLNSAVQVLWQLDIFRRSLRVLTGHVCQGDACIFCALKTTFAQFQHSREKALPSDNIRHALAESFKDEQRFQLGLMDDAAECFENILERIHFHIVPSRDADMCTSKSCVTHQKFAMTLYEQCVCRSCGASSDPLPFTEFVRYISTTALCNEVERMMERHERFKPEMFAELLQAANTTDDYRKCPSNCGQKIKIRRVLMNCPEIVTIGLVWDSEHSDLTEDVVRNLATHLYLPGLFYRVTDENAKNSELHLVGIICYTSRHYCAFAFHTKSSKWVFFDDANVKEVGTRWKDVVSKCIRCHFQPLLLFYANPEGTAVSTEDALRQVVNWSQYKSAAENMGFEKPSIYKPDNLKENGFGDQAKQRENQKVHADNISPFNRSHIQTSGGRGPVKLSHNDQREKIKDISRECALKAIEQKNLLSLQRKDLERGQKKDLGRQRDLVDEDLPHFKPGSPPAPNDIRQYGNPHLHHSQGKGPFKHDRVAHQSRASAQVLSSSKSQSFAPGEKITGKVKSDSGTGYDTDSSQDSRDKGSSCNGSGKSRNRGWKPMRETLNVDSIFNENEKRQHSPRHKSNISNKPKCSKDQSFNYWPKENPKQKSLMTIYEDEIKQEIGSKSSLESNGKGTEKNKGFKETKVPGDNWQMQRTESGYESSDHISNGSANLDSPVIDGNGTIMDVSGVKELVFFSDQIKTSNLNIERVNCTSQQSKNHLEGFRKELKNLEVGCKSHEFHPESHLQVKNPLIKRSHICESNGKLFPSSSPQILKDHTAREHIHQSDEQKLEKSSEYKFSERLNIENSERTGLLFHIDDNSASGKRMNSSEVVSPSSLWSSHKRTVGLKPETAPLIQQHAMMEQCRSENSLSKEHIIQSTCRSDGCQMPKLVCQDLPPPLPPKKYAITSVPQSEKNDSTPDVKLTEMFKANSSSLPKHSSSTASEPGSEVSTYVNDERLTETTLQVREHVGNTPNHLSSSSTNDFQADLGTVVDTFCQPEIDSSSTCPNETVSLTTYFSVDSCMTDTYRLKYHQRPKLCFPESSGFCNDNSPSQSERGLAPVLQNSLGSNYPSEQRYKPSIHCNR; this comes from the exons GTTTTATGGCAATTGGATATATTCCGACGAAGCTTGCGAGTTCTGACTGGACATGTTTGTCAAGGAGATGCCTGCATATTTTGTGCGTTGAAG ACAACATTTGCACAGTTTCAGCACAGTCGAGAAAAAGCACTCCCCTCAGATAACATAAGGCACGCTCTTGCAGAAAGCTTCAAAGATGAGCAGCGATTTCAGCTTGGCCTTATGGATGATGCTGCAGAGTGCTTT gaaaatatATTGGAGAGGATTCATTTTCACATAGTGCCAAGCAGAGACGCAGACATGTGTACCTCCAAGTCCTGTGTCACTCACCAGAAGTTTGCTATGACTCTGTATGAACAG TGTGTGTGTCGTAGCTGTGGAGCATCATCAGATCCTCTCCCTTTTACAGAATTTGTGCGGTACATTTCTACAACAGCCCTATG CAATGAAGTTGAAAGAATGATGGAAAGGCATGAACGCTTTAAGCCTGAAATGTTTGCAGAAttgctacaagcagcaaatacaaCTGATGACTATCGGAAATGTCCT agTAACTgtggccaaaaaataaaaattcgcCGTGTTTTAATGAATTGCCCAGAGATTGTTACAATTGGTTTAGTCTGGGATTCTGAGCATTCTGACTTGACCGAAGATGTTGTTCGGAATCTGGCAACACATCTTTATCTTCCTGGG cttttttaTAGGGTTACTGATGAAAATGCCAAAAATAGTGAACTTCACCTTGTTGGTATAATCTGCTACACTAGCCGACATTATTGTGCCTTTGCTTTTCATACCAAGAGTTCAAAATGGGTGTTTTTTGATGATGCAAATGTGAAGGAG GTTGGAACTCGATGGAAAGACGTGGTCTCCAAGTGCATCCGGTGCCACTTCCAGCCACTGCTTTTGTTTTATGCAAACCCAGAGGGCACAGCAGTGTCTACTGAAGATGCGCTCAGGCAGGTCGTCAACTGGTCACAGTATAAATCCGCTGCAGAAAATATgg gatttgagAAGCCCTCAATTTATAAGCcagataatttaaaagaaaatggattTGGTGATCAagcaaaacagagagaaaatcagAAAGTTCACGCAGATAATATTTCACCGTTTAATCGGAGCCACATTCAAACAAGTGGTGGTAGAGGACCAG TTAAGTTAAGTCACAATgatcaaagggaaaaaataaaagacatttccAGAGAATGTGCTCTAAAAGCCATTGAACAGAAAAACTTACTTTCCTTACAAAGGAAAGATTTGGAGAGGGGGCAAAAAAAAGATTTGGGCCGACAAAGAG attTGGTTGATGAAGACCTTCCACATTTCAAGCCTGGATCACCTCCTGCCCCAAATGACATTAGACAATATGGCAATCCACATCTACATCACAGTCAAGGAAAAGGACCATTTAAACATGACCGAGTTGCCCATCAGAGTCGAGCTTCTGCACAAGTGTTAAGTTCAAGTAAATCCCAGAGTTTTGCTCCAGGAGAGAAAATCACTGGTAAAGTGAAGAGCGACAGTGGCACTGGATATGATACTGACAGCAGCCAAGATTCTAGGGATAAAGGAAGCAGCTGTAATGGCAGTGGTAAAAGCCGGAACCGAGGGTGGAAACCTATGAGAGAAACGTTGAATGTTGAtagtatttttaatgaaaatgaaaaaaggcaGCATAGTCCAAGACATAAATCAAATATAAGTAACAAACCTAAATGTAGCAAAGATCAGAGTTTTAACTATTGGCCAAAAGAGAATCCAAAGCAAAAAAGTTTAATGACCAtatatgaagatgaaataaagcaGGAAATAGGAAGCAAAAGTTCCCTGGAATCTAAtggaaaaggaacagagaaaaataaaggcttCAAAGAGACTAAAGTTCCTGGTGACAATTGGCAGATGCAAAGGACTGAGTCTGGATATGAAAGCAGTGATCATATCAGTAATGGATCTGCTAATTTGGACTCACCTGTTATCGATGGAAATGGTACAATAATGGATGTCAGTGGTGTTAAAGAACTGGTATTCTTCAG TGACCAGATTAAGACAAGCAACCTAAATATAGAACGTGTGAACTGTACTTCCCAACAGAGCAAAAACCACTTGGAag gcttTAGAAAAGAACTCAAAAACTTGGAAGTTGGCTGTAAATCTCATGAGTTCCACCCAGAATCACATCTACAAGTAAAAAATCCTTTGATAAAAAG gtCACATATATGTGAATCCAATGGAAAGTTATTCCCTTCGTCCAGTCCACAAATACTCAAGGACCATACAGCAAGAGAACATATCCACCAATCAGATGAACAGAAACTTGAAAAATCAAGTGAATACAAATTTTCTGAGAGGCTTAATATAGAAAATTCTGAGAGAACAGGTTTACTTTTTCACATTGATGATAATTCTGCTTCTGGAAAGAGAATGAACAGTAGTGAAGTAGTCTCACCATCTTCATTGTGGTCCTCACACAAGAGAACTGTTGGGTTAAAGCCAGAAACTGCTCCCCTCATCCAGCAGCATGCTATGATGGAACAATGTCGCTCTGAGAACTCTCTATCCAAGGAACATATAATTCAGTCAACCTGCAGATCTGATGGTTGTCAGATGCCAAAACTTGTTTGCCAGGATCTACCGCCCCCTTTGCCACCAAAGAAATATGCTATAACTAGTGTGCCACAGTCAGAGAAAAATGATTCTACACCTGATGTCAAACTTACAGAGATGTTTAAAGCCAATTCTTCTAGTCTTCCGAAGCACAGTTCAAGTACAGCTTCAGAACCAGGTTCAGAAGTTAGTACATATGTGAATGATGAAAGACTTACGGAAACAACACTTCAAGTAAGAGAGCATGTTGGCAACACACCAAACCACCTGTCCAGCTCTTCAACTAATGATTTTCAAGCAGACTTGGGTACAGTTGTTGATACATTTTGCCAACCAGAAATAGACTCTAGTTCTACCTGTCCAAATGAGACAGTTTCATTAACTACCTATTTTTCAGTTGATAGCTGCATGACTGATACATATAGATTGAAATACCATCAGAGGCCCAAGCTCTGTTTTCCAGAGAGCAGTGGCTTTTGTAATGATAATTCACCATCTCAGAGTGAAAGAGGGCTAGCACCTGTATTACAAAATAGTCTTGGTTCAAACTACCCTTCTGAGCAAAGATATAAACCTAGTATACATTGTAATAGATAA
- the USP53 gene encoding inactive ubiquitin carboxyl-terminal hydrolase 53 isoform X3, which translates to MDDAAECFENILERIHFHIVPSRDADMCTSKSCVTHQKFAMTLYEQCVCRSCGASSDPLPFTEFVRYISTTALCNEVERMMERHERFKPEMFAELLQAANTTDDYRKCPSNCGQKIKIRRVLMNCPEIVTIGLVWDSEHSDLTEDVVRNLATHLYLPGLFYRVTDENAKNSELHLVGIICYTSRHYCAFAFHTKSSKWVFFDDANVKEVGTRWKDVVSKCIRCHFQPLLLFYANPEGTAVSTEDALRQVVNWSQYKSAAENMGFEKPSIYKPDNLKENGFGDQAKQRENQKVHADNISPFNRSHIQTSGGRGPVKLSHNDQREKIKDISRECALKAIEQKNLLSLQRKDLERGQKKDLGRQRDLVDEDLPHFKPGSPPAPNDIRQYGNPHLHHSQGKGPFKHDRVAHQSRASAQVLSSSKSQSFAPGEKITGKVKSDSGTGYDTDSSQDSRDKGSSCNGSGKSRNRGWKPMRETLNVDSIFNENEKRQHSPRHKSNISNKPKCSKDQSFNYWPKENPKQKSLMTIYEDEIKQEIGSKSSLESNGKGTEKNKGFKETKVPGDNWQMQRTESGYESSDHISNGSANLDSPVIDGNGTIMDVSGVKELVFFSDQIKTSNLNIERVNCTSQQSKNHLEGFRKELKNLEVGCKSHEFHPESHLQVKNPLIKRSHICESNGKLFPSSSPQILKDHTAREHIHQSDEQKLEKSSEYKFSERLNIENSERTGLLFHIDDNSASGKRMNSSEVVSPSSLWSSHKRTVGLKPETAPLIQQHAMMEQCRSENSLSKEHIIQSTCRSDGCQMPKLVCQDLPPPLPPKKYAITSVPQSEKNDSTPDVKLTEMFKANSSSLPKHSSSTASEPGSEVSTYVNDERLTETTLQVREHVGNTPNHLSSSSTNDFQADLGTVVDTFCQPEIDSSSTCPNETVSLTTYFSVDSCMTDTYRLKYHQRPKLCFPESSGFCNDNSPSQSERGLAPVLQNSLGSNYPSEQRYKPSIHCNR; encoded by the exons ATGGATGATGCTGCAGAGTGCTTT gaaaatatATTGGAGAGGATTCATTTTCACATAGTGCCAAGCAGAGACGCAGACATGTGTACCTCCAAGTCCTGTGTCACTCACCAGAAGTTTGCTATGACTCTGTATGAACAG TGTGTGTGTCGTAGCTGTGGAGCATCATCAGATCCTCTCCCTTTTACAGAATTTGTGCGGTACATTTCTACAACAGCCCTATG CAATGAAGTTGAAAGAATGATGGAAAGGCATGAACGCTTTAAGCCTGAAATGTTTGCAGAAttgctacaagcagcaaatacaaCTGATGACTATCGGAAATGTCCT agTAACTgtggccaaaaaataaaaattcgcCGTGTTTTAATGAATTGCCCAGAGATTGTTACAATTGGTTTAGTCTGGGATTCTGAGCATTCTGACTTGACCGAAGATGTTGTTCGGAATCTGGCAACACATCTTTATCTTCCTGGG cttttttaTAGGGTTACTGATGAAAATGCCAAAAATAGTGAACTTCACCTTGTTGGTATAATCTGCTACACTAGCCGACATTATTGTGCCTTTGCTTTTCATACCAAGAGTTCAAAATGGGTGTTTTTTGATGATGCAAATGTGAAGGAG GTTGGAACTCGATGGAAAGACGTGGTCTCCAAGTGCATCCGGTGCCACTTCCAGCCACTGCTTTTGTTTTATGCAAACCCAGAGGGCACAGCAGTGTCTACTGAAGATGCGCTCAGGCAGGTCGTCAACTGGTCACAGTATAAATCCGCTGCAGAAAATATgg gatttgagAAGCCCTCAATTTATAAGCcagataatttaaaagaaaatggattTGGTGATCAagcaaaacagagagaaaatcagAAAGTTCACGCAGATAATATTTCACCGTTTAATCGGAGCCACATTCAAACAAGTGGTGGTAGAGGACCAG TTAAGTTAAGTCACAATgatcaaagggaaaaaataaaagacatttccAGAGAATGTGCTCTAAAAGCCATTGAACAGAAAAACTTACTTTCCTTACAAAGGAAAGATTTGGAGAGGGGGCAAAAAAAAGATTTGGGCCGACAAAGAG attTGGTTGATGAAGACCTTCCACATTTCAAGCCTGGATCACCTCCTGCCCCAAATGACATTAGACAATATGGCAATCCACATCTACATCACAGTCAAGGAAAAGGACCATTTAAACATGACCGAGTTGCCCATCAGAGTCGAGCTTCTGCACAAGTGTTAAGTTCAAGTAAATCCCAGAGTTTTGCTCCAGGAGAGAAAATCACTGGTAAAGTGAAGAGCGACAGTGGCACTGGATATGATACTGACAGCAGCCAAGATTCTAGGGATAAAGGAAGCAGCTGTAATGGCAGTGGTAAAAGCCGGAACCGAGGGTGGAAACCTATGAGAGAAACGTTGAATGTTGAtagtatttttaatgaaaatgaaaaaaggcaGCATAGTCCAAGACATAAATCAAATATAAGTAACAAACCTAAATGTAGCAAAGATCAGAGTTTTAACTATTGGCCAAAAGAGAATCCAAAGCAAAAAAGTTTAATGACCAtatatgaagatgaaataaagcaGGAAATAGGAAGCAAAAGTTCCCTGGAATCTAAtggaaaaggaacagagaaaaataaaggcttCAAAGAGACTAAAGTTCCTGGTGACAATTGGCAGATGCAAAGGACTGAGTCTGGATATGAAAGCAGTGATCATATCAGTAATGGATCTGCTAATTTGGACTCACCTGTTATCGATGGAAATGGTACAATAATGGATGTCAGTGGTGTTAAAGAACTGGTATTCTTCAG TGACCAGATTAAGACAAGCAACCTAAATATAGAACGTGTGAACTGTACTTCCCAACAGAGCAAAAACCACTTGGAag gcttTAGAAAAGAACTCAAAAACTTGGAAGTTGGCTGTAAATCTCATGAGTTCCACCCAGAATCACATCTACAAGTAAAAAATCCTTTGATAAAAAG gtCACATATATGTGAATCCAATGGAAAGTTATTCCCTTCGTCCAGTCCACAAATACTCAAGGACCATACAGCAAGAGAACATATCCACCAATCAGATGAACAGAAACTTGAAAAATCAAGTGAATACAAATTTTCTGAGAGGCTTAATATAGAAAATTCTGAGAGAACAGGTTTACTTTTTCACATTGATGATAATTCTGCTTCTGGAAAGAGAATGAACAGTAGTGAAGTAGTCTCACCATCTTCATTGTGGTCCTCACACAAGAGAACTGTTGGGTTAAAGCCAGAAACTGCTCCCCTCATCCAGCAGCATGCTATGATGGAACAATGTCGCTCTGAGAACTCTCTATCCAAGGAACATATAATTCAGTCAACCTGCAGATCTGATGGTTGTCAGATGCCAAAACTTGTTTGCCAGGATCTACCGCCCCCTTTGCCACCAAAGAAATATGCTATAACTAGTGTGCCACAGTCAGAGAAAAATGATTCTACACCTGATGTCAAACTTACAGAGATGTTTAAAGCCAATTCTTCTAGTCTTCCGAAGCACAGTTCAAGTACAGCTTCAGAACCAGGTTCAGAAGTTAGTACATATGTGAATGATGAAAGACTTACGGAAACAACACTTCAAGTAAGAGAGCATGTTGGCAACACACCAAACCACCTGTCCAGCTCTTCAACTAATGATTTTCAAGCAGACTTGGGTACAGTTGTTGATACATTTTGCCAACCAGAAATAGACTCTAGTTCTACCTGTCCAAATGAGACAGTTTCATTAACTACCTATTTTTCAGTTGATAGCTGCATGACTGATACATATAGATTGAAATACCATCAGAGGCCCAAGCTCTGTTTTCCAGAGAGCAGTGGCTTTTGTAATGATAATTCACCATCTCAGAGTGAAAGAGGGCTAGCACCTGTATTACAAAATAGTCTTGGTTCAAACTACCCTTCTGAGCAAAGATATAAACCTAGTATACATTGTAATAGATAA
- the C11H4orf3 gene encoding uncharacterized protein C4orf3 homolog, which translates to MEVDVAAEDGRDGARERRGLGEAGRQQQNHEVQPQSGADRFPKQSYWLDLWLFILFHLVLFFIVYLLP; encoded by the exons ATGGAGGTGGACGTGGCGGCCGAAGATGGTCGGGACGGTGCCCGGGAGCGGCGAGGCTTGGGTGAAGCTGGGAGGCAGCAGCAGAACCACGAAGTCCAGCCTCAGTCCGGGGCAGACCGGTTTCCGAAACAGTCCTACTGGCTGGATCTCTGGCTCTTCATTCTCTTCCACCTGGTGTTGTTTTTCATCGTGTATCTTTTGCCCTG A